In Trichocoleus sp. FACHB-46, one DNA window encodes the following:
- a CDS encoding NAD(P)/FAD-dependent oxidoreductase — MTLTEQILSTLPGDMLGGLRRADDLWYKLRHQQLSVPTVVQTSQEPLAAVDWDVVICGGTLGIFIGAALAQQGWRVALIERGALRGREQEWNISRQELQVFLELNLLTEPELEQAIAIEYNPARISFSGSSDLWVRDILNVGIDPIFLLDKLKARFLANGGKLLEHTGFAGAIAHPNGVTVKAGQDLKARLLIDAMGHFSPIVQQARQGQPPDGICLVVGTCAQGFPKNDSGDLLVSFTPIQNQCQYFWEAFPARDGRTTYLFTYLDAHRDRFSLETLFEEYFRLLPEYQQIELSQLQFQRALFGLFPCYQNSPLQPSWNHVLHVGDSSGSQSPLSFGGFGAMVRHLERLSLGIHEALTSNALDRQALALLQPYQPNVSVTWLFQKAMSVGMHQQVNPNQINQLLADVFQEMAQLGEPVLRPFLQDVVQFSALSRTLLQTSLAHPSLVAKIVPQVGLPALLNWTRHFGGLALYSALYPLGHAIAPWTKRWSPTQKYYFQRWLQAWQYGAGGDYKGSN; from the coding sequence GAACCCTTAGCAGCAGTCGATTGGGATGTTGTGATCTGCGGGGGGACTTTAGGGATTTTTATTGGCGCAGCTTTAGCTCAGCAAGGTTGGCGAGTTGCACTAATTGAGCGGGGTGCGTTACGCGGGCGGGAGCAGGAGTGGAACATTTCACGGCAAGAACTACAGGTTTTCTTAGAACTAAATCTCTTGACTGAACCGGAATTAGAGCAGGCGATCGCCATAGAGTACAATCCTGCCCGCATTAGTTTCTCAGGGAGTTCTGACCTTTGGGTGCGCGACATTCTCAATGTTGGAATTGACCCAATTTTCTTGCTGGATAAGCTCAAGGCACGCTTTTTAGCCAATGGCGGCAAGCTGCTGGAACACACAGGTTTTGCAGGCGCGATCGCCCATCCCAACGGAGTGACAGTCAAAGCAGGGCAAGACCTAAAGGCACGGTTACTGATTGATGCGATGGGCCATTTTTCACCCATCGTGCAGCAGGCTCGGCAAGGTCAACCCCCAGATGGCATTTGCTTAGTGGTTGGCACCTGTGCTCAAGGCTTTCCCAAAAACGATTCCGGTGATTTGTTGGTGTCTTTCACGCCCATCCAAAATCAATGCCAATATTTTTGGGAAGCCTTTCCCGCCCGTGATGGCCGTACAACCTACCTGTTTACCTATCTAGATGCCCACCGCGATCGCTTTAGCTTAGAAACGTTATTTGAGGAATATTTCCGGCTGCTACCTGAATATCAACAAATTGAGTTGTCTCAGTTGCAGTTTCAGCGGGCCTTATTTGGCCTGTTTCCCTGCTACCAAAACAGCCCCTTGCAACCGTCCTGGAATCATGTTTTGCACGTGGGGGATAGTAGCGGTAGCCAATCACCGCTGAGTTTTGGTGGCTTTGGGGCAATGGTGCGTCACTTGGAGCGGCTTAGCCTTGGGATTCATGAGGCTTTAACCAGCAATGCGCTCGATCGCCAAGCTTTAGCTCTACTTCAGCCCTACCAACCGAATGTCTCAGTTACTTGGTTATTCCAAAAGGCGATGAGCGTGGGGATGCACCAGCAAGTAAACCCCAATCAAATTAATCAATTGCTAGCAGATGTCTTTCAAGAAATGGCTCAGTTAGGCGAGCCTGTACTGCGACCCTTCTTGCAGGATGTCGTCCAGTTTTCCGCTCTTTCCCGCACCCTTTTGCAGACCTCTCTGGCCCATCCCAGCTTAGTCGCCAAAATTGTGCCGCAAGTGGGTCTTCCTGCTCTGCTTAATTGGACACGGCACTTCGGCGGCTTAGCGCTTTATAGCGCTTTATATCCCTTGGGGCATGCGATCGCCCCTTGGACCAAACGTTGGTCTCCCACCCAGAAATACTATTTTCAGCGCTGGCTACAGGCGTGGCAGTATGGCGCAGGCGGTGACTATAAAGGCTCAAACTGA